A single genomic interval of Ischnura elegans chromosome 3, ioIscEleg1.1, whole genome shotgun sequence harbors:
- the LOC124155096 gene encoding uncharacterized protein LOC124155096, whose product MKVSVVTLLSATVLLASLASAEPPRGRFQRFQRFRGFSQRQVEAAPEEPPYPPSGWKPEKPFYLPGEEVTTEAEAEVVTTTTEAPAETTTTAAAEETTTTAAAEETEPEAAPSDANSGKLTSQPTYYILVPQSPPSQLAPQRAAYQVLLPDYSVPANSAYVLGDAGAPLYYYDNQGRLLVQLADRKK is encoded by the exons ATGAAG GTCTCAGTCGTGACACTCCTCTCCGCCACCGTGCTGCTCGCCTCGCTGGCGAGTGCAGAGCCACCGCGCGGGAGGTTCCAGAGGTTCCAGAGGTTCCGGGGGTTCTCCCAGCGGCAAGTGGAGGCGGCGCCCGAAGAGCCCCCTTATCCCCCCAGCGGATGGAAGCCGGAGAAGCCCTTCTATCTGCCTGGAGAGGAAGTGACCACGGAGGCGGAAGCTGAGGTCGTGACCACCACCACGGAAGCACCCGCGGAGACTACAACGACTGCAGCTGCCGAAGAGACTACAACAACTGCAGCTGCCGAAGAGACCGAGCCAGAG GCTGCTCCCTCGGATGCAAACAGCGGCAAGCTGACCTCTCAGCCAACTTACTACATCCTAGTGCCTCAGTCTCCTCCTAGTCAACTTGCTCCTCAGAGAGCCGCCTACCAGGTTCTCCTCCCTGACTACTCTGTTCCAGCCAATAGTGCCTACGTTCTTGGTGATGCTGGAGCACCCTTATATTACTATGACAACCAAGGAAGACTTTTGGTGCAACTTGCCGACCGTAAGAAGTAA